The following are from one region of the Rhodopirellula sp. P2 genome:
- a CDS encoding BBP7 family outer membrane beta-barrel protein has product MNDTRTRCRFGFNRMLLGACLAIQFASLPTSGWAQTSTEKSKTNFFPFPIRFGMKSEAEIKGGVKTPPVSVAATKRNATASGTSTRRIPVERNIGKPNHAAFNDSDEDATSPAVSQVQHVQSSVSRSARVKLPADGRVVIPGTDGLPQFETPGEITSVEILDADGNPIPSELEEGEYYYGSQPAPVRVGQPLPGTLSIPARTAQARVNDFVPRTVDGQLLDGSVVEGEWIGENEVYAGEMGETYVGDESVLMEGAFQGHSQGHSPACDECGGNCVGACDDRIDARVRVLAYALSDPLRDLWIRADYMHLWVDGQNAPSLVTTGRAGTARDVAGTIGQLGTETIYGGMLGDEGRSAGRVEMGRYLGDTGLAISGSVLFSDEISQQFSADGSQYSILARPYVDVTPGGTDNGETADLIHFNNELRGNISVDSSTEFGGADALVRALLINQRGREMESFVGYRFLQLDDRLAIHDERRYLVDGGGVDAGTLLEQTDNFSVENRFHGATMGIRSTTSGDVWSLNTQVQLGIGVMHSSVAASGSSLRSEPQAGGGVITSRSNTGLLVRSTNSGVREFDELAVAPEIQLSVTRHFWNDWDVTIGYQFLYLSRVMRAAEQIDPLLNRSDLSIGGFEGSRRPDPEGTYNDLLAHGITFGVVHPF; this is encoded by the coding sequence ATGAACGACACCAGGACACGATGCCGCTTTGGATTCAACCGCATGTTGCTGGGCGCATGCTTGGCAATCCAATTCGCGAGCCTGCCGACCTCCGGCTGGGCTCAGACAAGCACTGAAAAATCAAAGACCAACTTCTTTCCGTTTCCCATTCGGTTCGGGATGAAGTCGGAAGCTGAAATCAAGGGCGGTGTCAAAACGCCTCCGGTTTCGGTTGCTGCGACCAAGCGAAATGCGACAGCTTCCGGGACATCGACTCGGCGGATTCCCGTTGAACGCAACATTGGCAAACCCAATCACGCTGCGTTCAATGACTCCGATGAGGACGCCACCAGCCCAGCGGTGTCACAGGTCCAGCACGTTCAGTCCAGTGTCAGTCGATCGGCTCGCGTGAAGTTGCCCGCTGACGGGCGAGTGGTGATTCCAGGAACGGATGGGCTGCCGCAATTCGAAACACCGGGGGAAATCACCAGCGTTGAAATCCTCGATGCCGACGGCAATCCGATTCCCAGCGAATTGGAAGAAGGTGAGTATTACTACGGTTCCCAGCCTGCCCCTGTCAGGGTCGGGCAACCATTGCCGGGGACGCTTTCCATTCCCGCTCGAACCGCGCAAGCTCGGGTGAACGATTTTGTGCCACGCACAGTCGATGGCCAACTTCTCGACGGAAGCGTGGTCGAGGGCGAGTGGATCGGGGAAAACGAAGTCTACGCCGGCGAGATGGGGGAAACCTACGTTGGCGACGAGAGCGTGTTGATGGAGGGGGCTTTTCAGGGACATTCACAGGGACACTCACCAGCGTGCGATGAATGCGGTGGCAATTGCGTGGGCGCATGCGACGATCGGATCGACGCCCGCGTTCGAGTGTTGGCGTATGCCTTGTCGGATCCGCTCCGCGATCTTTGGATTCGGGCGGATTACATGCACCTTTGGGTCGACGGACAAAATGCGCCTTCTCTGGTCACGACTGGCCGAGCCGGAACCGCTCGCGATGTGGCGGGGACGATTGGCCAGTTGGGCACCGAAACGATTTACGGTGGCATGCTGGGTGACGAAGGACGTTCAGCCGGTCGGGTCGAGATGGGGCGTTATCTCGGCGACACGGGATTGGCGATCTCTGGATCAGTGCTCTTCTCGGATGAAATCTCCCAGCAGTTCTCTGCGGACGGTTCGCAGTACTCGATTTTGGCGCGACCGTATGTCGACGTGACGCCAGGCGGCACGGACAACGGAGAAACGGCAGACCTCATCCACTTCAACAATGAACTGAGAGGCAACATCTCAGTCGACTCGTCGACTGAATTTGGGGGAGCCGATGCGTTGGTTCGCGCTTTGTTGATCAACCAACGTGGGCGGGAAATGGAATCCTTTGTGGGTTACCGCTTTTTGCAGCTGGACGATCGCTTGGCGATCCATGATGAACGACGTTACTTGGTCGACGGAGGCGGGGTCGACGCTGGGACGCTGTTGGAACAAACCGACAACTTCTCGGTGGAGAATCGTTTTCACGGCGCGACCATGGGAATTCGGTCGACCACATCGGGTGATGTTTGGTCCCTCAACACACAAGTCCAACTGGGGATTGGGGTGATGCACAGCAGCGTTGCCGCCTCAGGATCCTCGCTTCGCAGCGAACCGCAGGCCGGCGGCGGTGTGATCACCAGCCGATCCAACACTGGGTTGCTGGTTCGATCCACCAATTCAGGGGTGCGTGAGTTCGACGAGCTGGCGGTCGCCCCTGAAATCCAGCTTTCCGTGACCCGTCACTTTTGGAACGACTGGGACGTCACGATTGGATACCAGTTTCTGTATCTCAGTCGGGTGATGCGAGCAGCGGAACAGATCGACCCGTTGTTGAATCGGAGTGATCTTTCGATTGGCGGTTTCGAGGGCAGTCGTCGTCCAGATCCAGAGGGAACCTACAACGATTTGCTGGCACACGGGATCACTTTTGGAGTCGTTCACCCCTTCTGA
- a CDS encoding ParA family protein, translating to MNQKGGVGKTTTSVNLSAALAMSGKKTLLVDIDPQCNATSALGHSPAAHHGLTGTESLPDSIVETEVPHLGLLPGSRSFHDADVLAETGDRSTARVRKHLDSVMSEYEYILIDCPPSAGAMTETALTASTEVLIPIQCEYFAMVGVTQLIGTIKKVITATDGRLTFGGILLTMYDESLELTREVDEEVRDFFGDIVFESVVPRDVALCEAPSHGQTVFQYAPRSRGAFAYTQLCMEVLQRD from the coding sequence GTGAACCAGAAAGGAGGCGTCGGGAAGACCACCACTTCGGTCAACCTCTCCGCCGCCCTGGCCATGTCTGGCAAGAAAACCTTGTTGGTCGACATCGACCCGCAGTGCAACGCCACGTCTGCTTTGGGCCATTCGCCTGCTGCACATCATGGGTTGACGGGAACCGAATCGCTGCCCGATTCGATCGTCGAAACCGAAGTGCCGCATTTAGGCTTGTTGCCCGGCAGCCGTTCTTTCCATGACGCGGATGTGCTTGCAGAAACCGGCGATCGTTCGACCGCTCGGGTTCGCAAGCATCTCGATAGCGTGATGAGCGAGTACGAATACATCTTGATCGATTGCCCGCCCAGTGCGGGTGCCATGACGGAAACGGCGCTGACCGCCAGCACCGAAGTCTTGATTCCGATTCAGTGCGAGTACTTCGCGATGGTCGGCGTCACGCAGCTGATTGGAACGATCAAGAAGGTCATTACCGCCACCGATGGTCGGCTGACGTTCGGCGGGATCTTGCTGACGATGTACGACGAATCGCTTGAACTGACTCGAGAAGTTGACGAAGAGGTCCGTGACTTCTTTGGCGACATTGTTTTTGAAAGTGTCGTGCCCCGGGATGTCGCACTGTGCGAAGCCCCTAGTCACGGCCAAACCGTTTTCCAGTACGCCCCGCGAAGTCGCGGCGCGTTCGCTTATACCCAACTGTGCATGGAGGTACTGCAACGTGACTAA
- a CDS encoding ParB/RepB/Spo0J family partition protein, which produces MTNATTNRTNPGKAPAGKDRRLGKGLAALLGEPMDDIVPPGETNDAPKPGIQSLELPIDSVEANPFQPRREFNPDEIASLAESIKNHQQLQPILVRIVDGRYQLISGERRLRATIHAGLKTIRAEVREADDRLVAELAIIENLQRKDLNAIEKAMSFKRYIDEHKCKQDDLARRLSIDRSTIANLMRLLELPQPIVEMVTSGELTAGHARALLPIGEVEVQVVTAKKILEEGWSVRKTETGVAELLRAEEDCETGLKVTNVSRQKRKPVPPHIEAMQQEMRMVFGTKVEIKASARSRGKITIHFSDAEEFERIRGLLGAVNRPQLRVAG; this is translated from the coding sequence GTGACTAACGCGACAACCAATCGAACCAACCCCGGCAAAGCACCCGCTGGCAAAGACCGCCGCCTCGGAAAAGGATTGGCTGCTTTGTTGGGTGAGCCGATGGACGACATCGTGCCACCGGGCGAAACCAACGATGCGCCCAAGCCAGGCATCCAGTCGCTCGAGTTGCCGATCGACTCGGTCGAAGCCAACCCGTTCCAGCCGCGTCGCGAATTCAATCCCGACGAGATTGCTTCGCTGGCCGAATCGATCAAGAACCACCAGCAGTTGCAACCCATCTTGGTTCGGATCGTGGACGGTCGCTACCAGCTGATCAGCGGTGAGCGACGCTTGCGTGCGACCATTCACGCGGGTTTGAAAACCATCCGCGCCGAAGTTCGGGAAGCCGACGACCGTTTGGTCGCTGAGCTCGCCATCATCGAGAACTTGCAACGCAAGGACTTGAACGCGATCGAAAAAGCGATGTCGTTCAAACGCTACATCGATGAGCACAAATGCAAACAGGACGACCTGGCTCGCCGATTGAGCATCGACCGGAGCACGATCGCCAACTTGATGCGTTTGCTGGAACTGCCTCAGCCAATCGTCGAGATGGTGACCAGCGGCGAGTTGACCGCGGGGCACGCTCGAGCGTTGCTGCCGATCGGTGAAGTTGAAGTGCAAGTGGTCACGGCCAAGAAGATCCTGGAAGAAGGATGGAGCGTTCGCAAAACCGAGACCGGTGTGGCGGAACTGCTTCGTGCCGAAGAGGACTGCGAAACGGGTCTCAAGGTCACCAACGTCTCACGCCAAAAACGCAAGCCTGTTCCTCCGCACATCGAAGCGATGCAGCAAGAGATGCGAATGGTGTTCGGCACCAAGGTCGAGATCAAAGCCTCGGCTCGCAGTCGCGGCAAGATCACGATTCACTTCAGTGACGCGGAAGAGTTCGAACGCATTCGCGGTCTGCTGGGCGCCGTCAACCGACCTCAGCTTCGCGTGGCGGGCTGA
- a CDS encoding anti-sigma factor family protein translates to MNDPKRPLDNPLKADAGASDDSSANETSQTAGDNTVSMAIPQLRSDGSVLGKRAVQDNDPDQLTLRDVPLDRDDEQLVAYLDGELSGKERAELEDRLVSEESLRLRLQGLQRGWDMLDVLPTPVVDEHSVQTTLEMVVRDLTRASMGIEAVGAGNGVSGSGTLPRRRMKKWTRRLLAFGALALVVSSLISWRWQAVSYQNQIADLPIAIDHQAYSSTDDLELVRDLAESPLWFALASRSATQDLESLVDQHGGTDELLEAVAELDEEQRATAYRRWDTFNNLSPQARSITRERAKQVAEAEDSQQLLTTLRAYSRWKEQLSRDTLASIENQTGELRERAIDEGVHETMSVIGRVTAKGLSDETIERIAFTMRQIVQQRLDDHDPAAEGMMNWFRRSSGRDFKDSFAIQFIAHTIVGGSRWRKQPGDKRRGPESPPLSLSELHQIETMLPQDDLELLRTVSTNAWFRSMVIRDWAEEALRRRGRPDSESKTLQQAYQEASADERELLDLLPPEEVRDQLLRP, encoded by the coding sequence ATGAATGACCCCAAGCGTCCTCTCGACAACCCACTCAAAGCGGATGCTGGCGCATCCGACGATTCATCCGCCAACGAAACCTCACAAACCGCTGGCGACAACACCGTCTCAATGGCAATCCCCCAATTGCGGAGCGATGGTTCGGTGCTGGGCAAGCGTGCTGTGCAGGACAATGATCCGGATCAGCTGACGCTTCGGGATGTCCCGCTGGATCGCGACGACGAGCAATTGGTTGCTTACCTGGACGGCGAGCTTTCCGGCAAGGAACGTGCGGAGCTCGAAGATCGTTTGGTCAGTGAGGAATCGCTGCGTTTGCGTCTGCAAGGTTTGCAACGTGGTTGGGACATGCTGGATGTTTTGCCCACTCCGGTTGTGGATGAACACTCGGTCCAAACCACTTTGGAAATGGTCGTTCGTGATCTCACGCGAGCCTCCATGGGGATCGAGGCGGTGGGCGCGGGCAATGGCGTTTCGGGGTCAGGCACCCTGCCCCGTCGTCGGATGAAGAAGTGGACGCGCCGTCTGTTGGCATTTGGTGCGCTGGCTTTGGTCGTTTCCTCTCTCATCAGCTGGCGCTGGCAAGCCGTCTCGTACCAGAACCAAATTGCGGATTTGCCGATCGCGATCGATCACCAGGCCTATTCCAGCACCGATGACTTGGAGCTCGTTCGAGATCTGGCGGAATCGCCGTTGTGGTTTGCGCTCGCCAGTCGATCCGCGACCCAGGACTTGGAATCCTTGGTGGATCAGCACGGCGGCACCGATGAATTGCTTGAAGCCGTTGCGGAGCTCGATGAGGAACAACGCGCGACGGCGTATCGACGTTGGGACACGTTCAACAACCTCTCCCCGCAAGCTCGCTCCATCACACGAGAGCGAGCCAAGCAAGTGGCCGAGGCGGAAGATTCGCAGCAGTTGCTGACCACACTCCGAGCTTATTCGCGTTGGAAGGAACAGCTCAGTCGCGACACGTTGGCCTCCATCGAAAACCAAACCGGCGAGCTCCGTGAACGAGCCATCGATGAAGGCGTGCATGAAACCATGAGCGTCATCGGACGTGTGACCGCGAAAGGATTGAGCGACGAGACGATCGAACGGATCGCGTTCACCATGCGGCAGATCGTTCAGCAGCGGTTGGACGACCACGACCCAGCAGCGGAAGGAATGATGAATTGGTTTCGCCGTTCGAGTGGGCGTGATTTCAAGGATTCCTTTGCAATTCAATTCATTGCCCATACGATCGTGGGTGGTTCCAGGTGGCGAAAGCAACCCGGGGACAAGAGGCGAGGTCCCGAGTCGCCACCGTTGTCGTTGAGCGAGCTGCATCAAATCGAAACGATGTTGCCGCAAGACGATTTGGAATTGTTGCGCACGGTATCGACCAACGCCTGGTTCCGTTCGATGGTCATCCGTGACTGGGCCGAGGAAGCCTTGCGGCGTCGTGGTCGGCCGGATTCGGAATCGAAAACACTGCAACAGGCTTACCAGGAAGCCTCTGCTGACGAGCGAGAGCTGCTCGATTTGTTGCCGCCCGAAGAGGTTCGCGACCAGCTTCTGCGCCCCTAA
- a CDS encoding N-formylglutamate amidohydrolase, translating to MALLVTCDTGGDRIPESLRELLAHAGWPGDLPGTASVLSDEDQSRLSPPLIDRDAGFASRMIAEHAGCDLIANPCRADLVDVGRSVHHRHLFGPSIRKLSAQVRKAILAEVRTPYRDAVRRQISEMLLQQPYVVHLSVRTFAARATSGQWQRGDVGLLYDPGRRDELDWCLDLSDELYFAMPDLRVRRNHPGRGTNDSLTKAMRKHFHDVHYLGVELVLNRAWAARPVRRRGEVLRSLARAIRDVTPEATQRAA from the coding sequence ATGGCTCTCTTAGTGACCTGCGACACCGGTGGCGACCGGATCCCAGAATCACTGCGCGAGCTGCTTGCTCACGCGGGGTGGCCGGGGGATCTTCCTGGCACGGCATCGGTTCTCAGTGACGAGGACCAGTCCCGATTGTCTCCGCCGCTGATTGACCGTGACGCTGGCTTTGCCTCGCGGATGATCGCCGAACATGCCGGGTGTGATTTGATAGCAAATCCGTGTCGGGCGGACTTGGTCGATGTGGGGCGATCTGTCCATCACCGCCATCTCTTTGGGCCGTCGATCCGAAAGTTGTCGGCGCAGGTTCGCAAAGCGATTTTGGCGGAGGTCCGCACGCCCTATCGAGATGCGGTGCGGCGGCAGATCAGCGAGATGTTGCTGCAGCAGCCCTACGTCGTGCATTTGTCCGTTCGCACGTTCGCAGCGCGGGCGACCTCCGGCCAGTGGCAGCGAGGTGATGTTGGTTTGCTGTACGATCCTGGTCGCCGTGACGAGCTGGATTGGTGCCTGGACCTGTCCGACGAGCTGTATTTCGCGATGCCTGATTTGCGTGTCCGCCGCAATCATCCGGGCCGCGGCACGAATGATTCGTTGACCAAGGCGATGCGAAAGCATTTCCACGACGTGCACTATCTGGGCGTGGAGCTTGTTCTGAACCGGGCCTGGGCGGCTCGCCCGGTTCGGCGCCGCGGGGAGGTGTTGCGATCATTGGCGAGAGCGATCCGTGATGTGACCCCCGAGGCCACTCAGCGAGCGGCGTGA
- a CDS encoding protein kinase domain-containing protein translates to MSSLIETIEVDAALSKRLAEMPADSQTLTLSLDAIAKGGASAGVLQHPSWAHAPHIAMPRLTAEGDADAADLAQTIEATGSVDGDASDGGPAPTGNLLMGASESAAGDLKHQPATSDCEGFLPPRRVAMLSSDPTKADCASMKDVEYRLVGTLGSGGTGIVYQAHQRAIDREVAIKVLRRELATDASSRGRFLAEARVIGALDHPNVIALHDLCIDDEGQLFYSMKRVDGASWDQQIDTLSLEKNLNILLRVADAIRYAHSRGLVHRDLKPENVMLGRFGEVLVADWGLALSKSSLTPTAAVPSTDSHHAIGGTPAYMAPELAAGDLFGITYATDIYLLGAILFRVVAGFPPHHGKSLLACIRAAANNQIEPIPEHLGDTEVELIQIALKAMATDPLDRFTSVEELIEAIEGHRSHEASDRLVRRAKRRLAEIGELGSPEEACKDSVPSGLRADRYERFAAVDALLREAIEIWPDNRRAIDTLRSTQLEFARTATAQGDLDLALVLYESAGQSDSEAAARVRKQRDRRERVRESQAKYSTLFTHSPDAGMLIRWSDGVVLEANTACLELLGYAKEELVGQKMTSLSIWACPQKRETFIEQLAREGQIDNFETQFLHKQSQLEEPHCDDKTGQTQVPGVIDVLISSRTVQLGGEEMLLSTVRDISARKTAERELEYSRRRLRDLQRLAGLGSWSFALQSQAIRWSEEAFRVTGRDVSRGAPDYNDFIASIHPDDREKIQVAIERSLTQGTSYQLKFRYRDDQGKYRKLFTRGNPVFDADDNVIEIYGILQHAAAGGG, encoded by the coding sequence ATGTCCAGCCTGATTGAAACGATTGAAGTTGATGCCGCTTTGTCCAAGCGTTTGGCGGAGATGCCTGCCGATTCGCAGACGCTCACGCTGTCGTTGGACGCGATCGCCAAGGGAGGGGCGTCTGCGGGTGTGTTGCAGCATCCCAGTTGGGCTCACGCTCCGCACATCGCGATGCCCCGATTGACCGCCGAAGGTGATGCCGACGCAGCGGACTTGGCTCAAACGATCGAGGCCACAGGTTCGGTCGATGGTGACGCCAGCGATGGGGGGCCCGCGCCAACCGGAAATCTGCTGATGGGTGCTAGCGAGTCAGCGGCCGGCGATCTCAAGCATCAGCCCGCGACCTCGGACTGTGAAGGGTTCCTGCCGCCGCGACGCGTTGCGATGTTGAGTTCCGATCCGACCAAGGCGGATTGTGCATCCATGAAGGATGTCGAGTATCGGTTGGTGGGAACACTGGGAAGTGGTGGGACGGGGATCGTCTATCAAGCCCACCAGCGCGCGATCGATCGTGAGGTTGCCATCAAAGTCTTGCGGCGGGAGCTGGCAACGGATGCGTCCTCGCGGGGACGCTTCTTGGCCGAGGCCCGCGTGATTGGTGCTTTGGACCATCCCAACGTGATCGCGCTGCATGATCTGTGCATTGATGATGAAGGCCAGCTCTTCTACTCAATGAAGCGGGTCGATGGCGCGAGTTGGGACCAGCAGATCGACACGCTTTCTTTGGAGAAAAACCTCAATATTTTGCTGCGAGTTGCCGATGCTATTCGTTACGCGCATTCGCGAGGCCTCGTTCATCGCGATTTGAAACCCGAGAACGTGATGCTGGGACGCTTCGGCGAAGTCCTGGTGGCGGACTGGGGATTGGCCCTCAGCAAGAGTTCGTTGACGCCAACGGCCGCGGTTCCCAGCACCGATTCGCACCACGCGATTGGGGGAACGCCAGCCTACATGGCTCCGGAACTGGCAGCCGGTGATCTGTTTGGCATCACCTATGCCACCGACATTTATTTGCTGGGGGCGATCTTGTTTCGAGTGGTGGCGGGTTTCCCGCCGCACCATGGCAAGAGTTTGCTGGCCTGCATTCGGGCTGCGGCGAACAACCAAATCGAGCCCATCCCTGAACACCTCGGTGACACCGAGGTGGAATTGATTCAAATCGCGCTGAAGGCGATGGCGACCGATCCGCTGGACCGGTTCACTTCCGTAGAAGAATTGATCGAGGCGATTGAAGGTCACCGCTCTCACGAGGCCAGTGATCGTTTGGTTCGTCGTGCGAAACGGCGTCTGGCCGAGATCGGTGAATTGGGGTCTCCCGAGGAAGCTTGCAAGGACAGCGTTCCGTCTGGTTTGCGAGCGGACCGGTACGAGCGTTTCGCGGCCGTCGATGCTCTGCTTCGCGAAGCCATTGAAATCTGGCCCGACAATCGTCGCGCGATCGACACGCTGCGTAGCACCCAGTTGGAATTCGCCCGAACCGCCACCGCCCAAGGCGACCTGGATTTGGCGCTGGTGCTGTATGAATCGGCCGGGCAATCCGACAGCGAAGCGGCGGCGCGAGTTCGCAAGCAACGCGACCGTCGTGAGCGAGTGCGTGAAAGCCAAGCCAAATACTCGACCTTGTTCACTCATTCGCCCGACGCGGGGATGTTGATCCGCTGGTCAGATGGCGTTGTGCTGGAAGCCAACACGGCGTGCTTGGAATTGCTGGGCTATGCCAAGGAAGAACTTGTTGGCCAAAAGATGACGTCGTTGTCGATCTGGGCCTGCCCCCAGAAACGCGAAACGTTCATCGAGCAACTCGCTCGCGAAGGGCAAATCGACAACTTTGAAACGCAGTTTTTGCACAAGCAAAGTCAGTTGGAAGAACCCCATTGTGATGACAAGACGGGCCAGACGCAGGTGCCGGGCGTGATCGATGTCCTGATCAGTTCGCGAACCGTTCAGTTGGGCGGCGAAGAAATGCTGTTGTCGACCGTCCGGGATATCTCGGCCCGCAAGACGGCGGAACGCGAATTGGAATATTCTCGGCGACGTCTGCGAGACCTTCAGCGGTTGGCGGGGTTGGGTAGTTGGTCGTTCGCTTTGCAATCCCAAGCGATTCGTTGGTCCGAAGAAGCGTTCCGAGTGACCGGACGAGACGTCAGTCGTGGGGCTCCGGATTACAACGACTTCATCGCCTCGATTCACCCGGACGACCGTGAGAAAATCCAGGTTGCCATTGAACGTAGCCTGACTCAGGGGACCTCGTACCAATTGAAGTTCCGGTATCGTGATGACCAAGGCAAGTATCGAAAGTTGTTCACACGTGGGAATCCGGTGTTTGATGCGGATGACAACGTGATCGAAATTTATGGCATCTTGCAGCACGCCGCTGCCGGTGGTGGCTGA
- the aroA gene encoding 3-phosphoshikimate 1-carboxyvinyltransferase: MNSITELPSNAIATVRVIPGGPVRGSIRPPGSKSLTNRALLMAAFGSGTSQLSGALVSEDTHVMTDSLRKIGVEIESLDAGRTLVVTGIDAAPESAVPSELFIANSGTTIRFLTAALSALGGNYILSGVPRMHERPIGDLIDALSPVVNGRIEAVSEGGCPPVHILTAGWDKHELQVGGSVSSQYLSGLMMAAPLASRQSGQPVTIRVVGELVSRPYVEMTADAMQVFGAEVELQWPTSAEGDVLVQIRGEYDSIGWDIEPDASAASYFWAAAAISGGDVTVKGLSRAATQGDVSFVDVLEMMGCQIEERDDSIRVIATELPGGKPRGVDVDMNAISDTVQTLAMVALFASSPTRVRGVAHNRFKETDRIGDLACELRKLGATIQEHEDGMTIHPLSDPVVSEANPVRLNTYHDHRMAMSFSLAGLRLGGIEIENPACTGKTYPNYWADLEQLIGRAHHWTAE, from the coding sequence ATGAACTCGATCACCGAATTGCCGTCCAACGCCATTGCCACCGTCCGAGTCATTCCCGGTGGCCCCGTTCGCGGTTCAATTCGACCTCCTGGTAGCAAAAGCCTGACCAATCGAGCCCTGTTGATGGCGGCGTTTGGCAGCGGGACCAGCCAGCTCAGCGGCGCGTTGGTCAGCGAAGACACGCACGTGATGACCGACTCGCTCCGCAAAATTGGGGTGGAGATTGAATCACTCGATGCGGGGCGAACCCTCGTCGTCACCGGCATCGATGCGGCTCCCGAATCCGCGGTGCCGTCTGAACTGTTCATTGCCAACAGCGGAACCACCATCCGATTCTTGACCGCCGCCCTCTCGGCTCTCGGCGGCAACTACATTTTGTCGGGCGTCCCGCGGATGCACGAGCGTCCCATCGGTGACTTGATCGACGCACTTTCGCCAGTCGTGAATGGCCGCATCGAAGCGGTCTCAGAAGGCGGGTGCCCCCCCGTTCATATCCTGACCGCTGGTTGGGATAAGCACGAGCTGCAGGTGGGGGGCAGTGTCAGCAGCCAGTATCTCAGTGGTTTGATGATGGCGGCTCCGCTGGCCAGTCGTCAGTCTGGGCAGCCCGTGACGATCCGAGTCGTTGGCGAGTTGGTCTCCCGTCCCTACGTGGAGATGACCGCCGACGCGATGCAGGTTTTCGGTGCGGAGGTGGAATTGCAGTGGCCAACATCCGCCGAGGGGGATGTGCTGGTTCAGATCCGTGGCGAGTACGACTCGATCGGATGGGACATCGAACCGGATGCTTCAGCAGCCAGTTATTTCTGGGCAGCGGCGGCAATTTCGGGCGGCGATGTCACGGTGAAGGGGCTCAGTCGAGCAGCGACCCAAGGGGACGTGTCCTTCGTGGATGTCCTGGAAATGATGGGGTGCCAGATCGAAGAAAGGGACGATTCCATTCGCGTCATCGCGACGGAATTGCCCGGCGGAAAGCCCCGTGGCGTCGACGTGGACATGAACGCCATCAGCGACACCGTGCAAACCCTGGCGATGGTCGCGCTGTTTGCCAGCTCGCCAACCCGTGTCCGTGGCGTGGCTCACAATCGTTTCAAAGAGACGGATCGGATCGGCGATTTGGCCTGCGAACTTCGCAAGCTGGGGGCGACGATCCAAGAGCACGAAGACGGGATGACCATTCATCCGCTGAGCGATCCTGTGGTCAGTGAGGCCAATCCCGTGCGGCTGAACACCTACCATGATCACCGGATGGCGATGAGCTTTTCGTTGGCTGGACTGCGGTTGGGCGGCATTGAAATCGAGAACCCTGCCTGCACTGGAAAGACCTATCCCAATTACTGGGCGGATCTGGAGCAGTTGATCGGTCGGGCTCACCACTGGACCGCGGAATAG
- a CDS encoding RNA polymerase sigma factor, with product MRYTQSDPDVRLMLRVKEDDAGAFEELVRRYQARLVRLMQHLAPRGDLAEDLAQETFMRVYRARQSYTPGAKFSTWLFTIAGNVARNSKRTAARRHETSEVDSPRGVDDSDDAPFLAVAAVDSSGLMPTRQVEGDERATIVRAAVASLNERQRMALILSRFENMSYVEIAETMSLSTKAVKSLLSRARVSLKEALTPYIESGQLGGTLDPAMSLPSLKMDPTADQRAGEFAEEEPS from the coding sequence CTGCGTTACACGCAATCTGATCCTGACGTGCGGTTGATGCTGCGCGTGAAAGAGGACGATGCGGGCGCCTTCGAGGAACTGGTTCGACGTTACCAAGCAAGGTTGGTTCGGTTGATGCAACACTTGGCACCTCGAGGCGACTTGGCGGAGGATTTGGCCCAGGAAACCTTCATGCGGGTCTATCGTGCTCGCCAGAGTTACACGCCGGGAGCCAAGTTTTCGACGTGGTTGTTCACCATCGCCGGCAATGTCGCTCGCAATTCCAAACGCACCGCGGCACGCCGGCATGAGACCAGCGAAGTCGATTCGCCACGCGGCGTCGATGATTCTGACGACGCGCCGTTTTTGGCCGTGGCGGCGGTCGACAGCAGCGGCTTGATGCCGACACGCCAGGTCGAGGGCGACGAACGAGCCACGATCGTTCGAGCGGCTGTCGCTTCGTTGAATGAACGCCAGCGAATGGCGTTGATCCTGTCTCGGTTTGAAAACATGAGCTACGTCGAAATTGCGGAAACGATGAGCTTGAGCACCAAGGCGGTGAAGTCCTTGCTCAGCCGTGCTCGCGTCAGTTTGAAAGAAGCTCTGACGCCCTACATTGAATCGGGGCAACTGGGCGGAACGCTTGACCCGGCGATGTCATTGCCGTCATTGAAAATGGACCCAACCGCGGATCAACGTGCCGGTGAATTTGCCGAGGAGGAACCTTCATGA